Proteins from one Cryptomeria japonica chromosome 4, Sugi_1.0, whole genome shotgun sequence genomic window:
- the LOC131047730 gene encoding uncharacterized protein LOC131047730 has translation MGTTLSSSSSSSSPQTRPTAKLILDDGALREYEHPVKVAQVLNERGREAFFICLSDSINFNECLAPLPAHHELQLDRLYFLLPLTKLKYPLLPSEMAAMVLKAAAALQSKQNKHSSRKKRRGPKVVEQEMDEREIQKSDSYHFNEFTISDVESKRTTSRGIKFVRNKHKQSWTTKLAPIPETFAY, from the coding sequence ATGGGCACtactctatcttcttcttcttcttcttcttccccccAAACTCGTCCCACTGCAAAGTTAATACTGGACGATGGTGCGCTTCGAGAATATGAACATCCAGTGAAGGTAGCTCAAGTTTTGAACGAAAGGGGAAGGGAAGCCTTCTTCATCTGCCTCTCTGACTCCATCAATTTTAACGAGTGTTTAGCCCCTCTTCCTGCACACCATGAATTGCAGCTGGATCGCCTCTATTTTCTCCTTCCACTCACAAAATTGAAATACCCTTTACTGCCTTCTGAGATGGCAGCCATGGTCTTAAAAGCAGCTGCGGCCTTGCAATCAAAACAGAACAAGCACAGCAGTCGCAAAAAACGCCGAGGTCCTAAAGTGGTGGAGCAGGAAATGGATGAACGCGAAATTCAGAAATCAGATTCTTATCATTTTAATGAATTTACAATTTCGGACGTGGAGTCGAAGCGCACAACATCGAGAGGGATTAAGTTCGTCCGCAACAAGCATAAGCAGTCATGGACAACAAAACTTGCCCCAATACCCGAGACCTTCGCTTATTGA